In Streptomyces rapamycinicus NRRL 5491, the genomic stretch CGGCCCACGTCCTCCGCGGACACGTAGACGGGCAGCAGCGCGTCCAGCCCGGTGGCCTTGAGCGCGGTCTCGATCGCGGAACGGGACGAGCCGGAGGCCACGACCAGCGGATGCCCGGCGGCCCTCAGCCGCTCCACGAAGGCCCGCATCTCGGGAAAGATCTCGGTCGTGGCCGCCAGCTCCAGATAGTGCCGGTTCTTGACGGCGAGCAGCTCCGCCACGGGCGCCTCGATGCCATATCGCTCGCGCAGCGTCTCCAGCGTCTCGCGGGTCCCGATCCCGATGAACTGCGTGTGCTCCTCCCAACTGAAGCCGGTGACCCCGTACCGCTCAAGGGTCCGCCTCCCCGCCTCGTAGTAGAGGGGCTCGCTGTCCACTAGCGTGCCGTCCAGGTCGAAGATCACGGCGGGCATGGTGCTCATGGGGACAGCATGCCAAGAGTTCGCTCGTGCCATCGCCGGAACCCCGTGTGTGCGCCGGGCTCGGCGAGGGTTCGTGTGACGGCGTGTTGGTCTAGACCGCTCTGTTAGCGTCGGCCCTGATCGGATACCGAACCGGAGTCGGCGGAAGGGGAGTGCGGTGGGTGTGACAGGGAGTGGGTGGCGGGCGTACATCGGGTCGTTCACCTCGGCGGGTGGCGCCGGGGTCACCGTCGCTGATGTCGATGACGAGACGGGGGCGTTGCGGATCCGGAACTCTACGGATGTGGTCGTCAACCCGTCCTATCTGGCGGTCGCGCCCGGTGGGCGGGTGCTGTACGCCGTGAGCGAGACCGATGACGGGGCGGCCGCCGCGCTGGACGTCGGGCAGGATCCGCCCTCGTTGGCCGGGGAGGCTGTGCCGGTGCTCGGTGCGGCGCCCACTCATCTGGCGCTCGCCGGTGGGCAGCTGCTGACGGCCAACTACGGGTCCGGCAGTGTCACCGCGCTGCCGGTACTGGAGGACGGCCGGCTCGGGGAGCCGGTGGCGGTGCTGCGGCACGAGGGCAGTGGGCCGCATCCGGAGCGGCAGCGGGGGCCGCATGCTCATGCCGTGGCGGCCGATCCGTCGGGCGGCTGGCTGCTCGCCGTGGACCTGGGGACCGACGCGGTGCGGGTGTACGCGCTGCCCGGGCCGCGTCCGCATCGCGAGGTCCGGCTGCGCCCGGGCAGTGGTCCGCGCCATCTGGCGTTCCATCCGCGTGGCGACCGCGTGTATGTCGTCAACGAGCTCGATCCGACGATCACGGCCTGCCGCTGGGACGCGGCGTCCGGCGATCTGGAACCGCTCGGTGAGACCCGTCTGGTGCCCGAGGGCACGGACGTCGAGACCTACCCCGCCGAGGTCGTGGTCTCCGGCGACGGCCGTTTCGTATGGGCCGCGAACCGCGGACACGACAGCATCGCGACGCTCGCCCTCGACGCGTCGGGCGACCGCATGGAGCTGGTCACCACCACGCCCTGCGGCGGCCACTGGCCGCGCGATCTGACGCTCGGCCCGTCGGGACGGCGGCTCTACGTGTCCAACGAGCGCTCGGGCGATGTCACCTGGTTCGACATCGACCCCTCGAGCGGGGTGCCGCGTCACGGGGGCTCGATTGAGGCCCCGGCGGCGTCCTGTGTGGTCTTCGGATGACGTTCGCCGGGTTCATGCGAGTGGGGGCGGTGACCTCGGTGGTCGCCGCCCCCACCTCGTCGTCCGTCGTTCCCGTCGCCCGCCGCGTCAGCGCATCGCCGGGGACGCCTGCTGCAGTGTGATGCCCAGCGCCGCCGCGTACTTCGCCAGCGCCAGCTTGCCCACGGCCGGGTAGTCGCCCAGCGCCTCGGCCGCCGAGCAGCCCGCCTCCTCGGCCGCCGCCGAGATCAGCTCGGTGGAGACCTCAGGGCCGATGAGGTACGGCGCGAGGGCGAGCCGTGCGGAGCCCGCCGAGCGCAGCTGCTCGGCGACGCGGAGCACGGCCCCGTCCTCGTCCAGCGCCGCGGCCATCACCGGCACCGCGAGGCGCGCGGAGAGCAGCATGCCGGTGATGCCACCGGCCTGGGCCGCCTCCCCGCCGCCCACCGTGGCGAGGATGATGCCGTCCGCGGCGGTCGCGACCGTGAAGAGCCGGGCGCGGTCGGCGCGGGCCAGGCCGGCCTCCGACAGGCGTACGTGCAGGGCCTCGGCGAGCAGCGGATGCGGGCCGAGGACGTCGGTGAGTTCGGCCGCCGAGCCGCTGCTCATGACGGCCTGGCGTATCCGGCGCAGCTGGCCGTTGTCCGGGCCCGCGAGCAGCGGGACCACGACGGCCGCCGGGCCGTCCGTGGGGACCGACGGGACGGGCGGGACCTCGTCGACGACCTCGCCCGCGGCCTCGGCCGCGGCGATCGCCTCCGCCGCCTCGTCGGCGAGGGCCTTGGCGGCCTCGGCCGCCTGCCGCAGACGCTCGGGGTTCTCCTGGGCGGCGCGCGTGAGCACGGTCTCGAGCTGCGGGAACTCCTCGCCGTCGCCGTCCAGGAAACCGATCTGGGCGTCGAGCCCCGGCATCTCGGAGCGGGCGATGCTCAGGAGCTCCTCGGCCAGGCGCCGGGCACCGTCATTCGGCGCACCGGGGACGGCCAGCACCAGCGGAGGCGCGCCGAGAGGTACGGCGGCGGGCTCCGGTCGGCGGTGCCGTCCGGGCTGGCGGGGACGCGGCATTCGTACAGGCAGGCCGGACGCGGGCCCTGTGGGGGAGCTCATGGCGCCGCATGTTAGTCGCTCAATGGGCTCGGCTGTTCGGGAGGGGGTGACTGGGGTCATATGTCCCACTCTGTCGACCGGTGTTGTGTGTTGATGTGCGCTCAGCGGCCACACTTGGTCGAAGAATCGGCCATGTGTCCGGAATGGCCGGTCATGGTGTTCGATATGGGGCGTCGGGTAATGGACGCCCGTATGGCACGCCTGTGCCGGGCGTTACGTGCCGGACGTCCCGTGCCGGGTGCCGTGCTTCGTGCCCGCGTCGCGTTCCGTACCGGGCGTGGGCTCAGACGACGCTGAGCAGCGCCGGATCCCGTGGCAGCCGCAGTTCGTCCGCCGCCAGCGCCGCCGCGACGCACAGCGCCCCGTCCAGCGGATCCCCGGCCGCCTCGGCGACCCGGACCCCGGGCAGCCGCGCCGCCAGCTCCGCGCGCACGGGCGTCAGCAGCGGCGCGCCCATGCGGAACAGCCCGCCGGTGAGCGCCACCTCGCTCGACTCCAGCCGGGGGCAGACCGCCTCGGCGGCCTCGGCGACATGGCGGGCGGCGGTCCGCAGGATCGCCTCCGCGATCGGGTCCTCGGCGGCGCACCGGCCCACCTCGGGGGCGAAGGAGGCCAGGACGGCGGGGCGGTCGGGGCGCGGATACAGCTTCCCCGGCAGCCCGGTCGCGGGGCCGAACACGGCTTCCAGACGGGCCAGCAGCGGCTTGGAACCGCCGGCGCGCCCGTCGTACGCGCGCATCGCCGCCTCCAGGCCCGCCCGGCCGATCCACGCACCGCCGCCACAGTCGCCCAGCAGATGGCCCCATCCGTCGGCCCGCCGCCAGCCGGTGGCGGCCCAGCGGGTGTCCCCGCCCGGCGCGATGGTGTCCGTGCTGGACGCGGCGTCCGTGCCGGGCACGCCGCCCGTGCTGGACGCGCCGCCCGCGTCGGGCACGCCGCCCGTACGGGATGCGTCATCCGCGTCGGGCACGCCGCCCAAGCCCCCCGCGACCCCCTCCGGCACCGCCCCCAGCGCGATCAGCCCCGTCCCCGCCGCGACCACCGCGCCGGGGCGCTGGCCCAACGCCCCGGCGTACGCGGTCACCGCGTCGGCCGCCAGGGCGAGTCGCCGTACGCCCAGGGCGTCGGCGAGGGCGTCCGGAAGCCTGTCGCGGAGGTCGTCCCCGAGTGTGGCCATGCCCGCCGCGCCGACGCAGACCGCACCGAGGCGCGGGGCCCCGGCTTCGCGCAGCAACTCCCGGGCGGCGGGCAGGACCCGCGCCAGCAGATCCGCCGCGTCGATGCCCCGGTCGCCGACGACGACGGGCGCGGACGAGGACCACGTCAGCGGCGGGCACCCGGTCGGTGGGTTCCCGGCGGCGGAGCCGCCGCAGGCATCCGCGCGGGCCACTCCCACCCGTACGCCCGAGCCACCCGAATCGATCCCGAGCACATGCGTCGCCGCGGCGTCGGGCACCGTGTCGGCCACCGGCTCAGCCGAATCCGCGCGAGTCCTGCTTGAGCGCCGTGTCCACGGTGAGGGCCGTGGCGATCACGAGGCTCAGCAGCGGATCGGGCAGCTGGCGGTGGATCTGGAGGACGTAGTTGTCCGCCGTCGTGAACATCGTCTTCGCCAGGCCCTCCCAGGTCTTGGTGATCCGGGCGACCTCGCTGTCCGTGTGGTCGACGATGGCGAAGTTCCAGGCCCGCCAGTTCTCCGCCTTGATGGCGCCGACCTGCTGGCCGTTGACGTGAATACCGAAGTTGATCTTGCCGAAGACGTTCTGCTGGACGATCTCACCGACCGGCTGTCCGTCCGGACGGGTCACCAGCACCTTGGACTTCACGAACTTCGCGGGCCGGGTGAGCACCAGATGCGGCTGCCCGTTGGCGTCGCGGATCTCCAGCCGGTGCGTCATGAACTGGTCGAGGCTGGAGACGAACCGCGCGACCTTCTTCAGCGTGCTCTGGCCGACCTGGACCACCGAACCGATGGTGCGCCCGTGCTGGTCGAAGACGCTGTACTCATTGGTGAGCTCGATCAGCTTGGCCTTCTGGTTCACCACCAGAATCGGTTCCGTGAACAGGGTGCCGCCGCCGCCCGCCGAGGGCCCCACATGCGCCTGCTGCTGCACCTGGTGCTGGACCTTGCCGGGGTTGTGGTTGGGCGGGGCGGCTTGCTGCGGCGGGGGCTGTCCGGGCTGGCCCGCGTGCGTATGGGCGGTCCACTGGGCACCGTCCCACCAGCGCAGCTGGTTCGGCGTGCCCTGGGGGTCGGCGTACCAGCCCGGAGGGGTGTTCGTAGGTGATGTCATGGCGGGCAGACTACCCCTCGCCCACCTGGAACGATGGGGTCAGGGAAGGCGCCAGTCCACGGGCTGCGCCCCCTGCTGCGCCAGCAGCTCATTGGCGCGGCTGAAGGGACGGGAGCCGAAGAACCCGCGGTCGGCGGACATGGGGGAGGGGTGCGCGGACTCGACCGCCGGAAGGCTGCCCAGCAGCGGCCGTACGTTACGGGCGTCGCGGCCCCACAGGATGGACACCAGGGGGCGGCCGCGCCCGGCCAGCGCCCGGATGGCCTGCTCGGTGACCTCCTCCCAGCCCTTGCCCCGGTGGGCGGCGGGGCGGCGCGGGGCCGTGGTGAGCGCCTTGTTGAGCAGCAGCACACCCTGCTGGGTCCAGGGCGTCAGATCGCCGTTGGACGGGCGCGGCAGCGCGAGGTCGGTGTGCAGCTCGCGGTAGATGTTCTCCAGGCTGCCGGGCAGCGGCCGCACCTCGGGCGCCACCGAGAAGCTGAGCCCCACCGCGTGTCCGGGCGTGGGATACGGGTCCTGACCCACGATCAGCACCTTCACCTCGTCGAAGGGCTGCTGGAAGGCGCGCAGCACATTCGGCCCGGCGGGCAGATAGGTGCGGCCTGCCGCGATCTCGG encodes the following:
- a CDS encoding lactonase family protein; translation: MGVTGSGWRAYIGSFTSAGGAGVTVADVDDETGALRIRNSTDVVVNPSYLAVAPGGRVLYAVSETDDGAAAALDVGQDPPSLAGEAVPVLGAAPTHLALAGGQLLTANYGSGSVTALPVLEDGRLGEPVAVLRHEGSGPHPERQRGPHAHAVAADPSGGWLLAVDLGTDAVRVYALPGPRPHREVRLRPGSGPRHLAFHPRGDRVYVVNELDPTITACRWDAASGDLEPLGETRLVPEGTDVETYPAEVVVSGDGRFVWAANRGHDSIATLALDASGDRMELVTTTPCGGHWPRDLTLGPSGRRLYVSNERSGDVTWFDIDPSSGVPRHGGSIEAPAASCVVFG
- a CDS encoding HAD family hydrolase — protein: MSTMPAVIFDLDGTLVDSEPLYYEAGRRTLERYGVTGFSWEEHTQFIGIGTRETLETLRERYGIEAPVAELLAVKNRHYLELAATTEIFPEMRAFVERLRAAGHPLVVASGSSRSAIETALKATGLDALLPVYVSAEDVGRGKPEPDVFLAAARLLAVGPGQCVVIEDAGPGVEAARRAGMRCIAVPYAGGPSPDGELFASAGLLFRGGQPEFDARRAYEWVTSGS
- a CDS encoding phospholipid scramblase-related protein, whose amino-acid sequence is MTSPTNTPPGWYADPQGTPNQLRWWDGAQWTAHTHAGQPGQPPPQQAAPPNHNPGKVQHQVQQQAHVGPSAGGGGTLFTEPILVVNQKAKLIELTNEYSVFDQHGRTIGSVVQVGQSTLKKVARFVSSLDQFMTHRLEIRDANGQPHLVLTRPAKFVKSKVLVTRPDGQPVGEIVQQNVFGKINFGIHVNGQQVGAIKAENWRAWNFAIVDHTDSEVARITKTWEGLAKTMFTTADNYVLQIHRQLPDPLLSLVIATALTVDTALKQDSRGFG
- a CDS encoding N-acetylglucosamine kinase, with the translated sequence MTWSSSAPVVVGDRGIDAADLLARVLPAARELLREAGAPRLGAVCVGAAGMATLGDDLRDRLPDALADALGVRRLALAADAVTAYAGALGQRPGAVVAAGTGLIALGAVPEGVAGGLGGVPDADDASRTGGVPDAGGASSTGGVPGTDAASSTDTIAPGGDTRWAATGWRRADGWGHLLGDCGGGAWIGRAGLEAAMRAYDGRAGGSKPLLARLEAVFGPATGLPGKLYPRPDRPAVLASFAPEVGRCAAEDPIAEAILRTAARHVAEAAEAVCPRLESSEVALTGGLFRMGAPLLTPVRAELAARLPGVRVAEAAGDPLDGALCVAAALAADELRLPRDPALLSVV
- a CDS encoding uracil-DNA glycosylase translates to MAARPLNEIVEAGWAKALEPVGERIAAMGDFLRSEIAAGRTYLPAGPNVLRAFQQPFDEVKVLIVGQDPYPTPGHAVGLSFSVAPEVRPLPGSLENIYRELHTDLALPRPSNGDLTPWTQQGVLLLNKALTTAPRRPAAHRGKGWEEVTEQAIRALAGRGRPLVSILWGRDARNVRPLLGSLPAVESAHPSPMSADRGFFGSRPFSRANELLAQQGAQPVDWRLP